One part of the Phragmites australis chromosome 3, lpPhrAust1.1, whole genome shotgun sequence genome encodes these proteins:
- the LOC133911278 gene encoding uncharacterized protein LOC133911278: MPVLPQPDASPPSRLGGAGPSLPPLRSLAKVHAPVGSNCDNMRRAPKIVEFYQPLMNPREARQMESQGPKASSGQWVEGHEERTDHGNHQELQGVARQDSTACSRFARQACVVELLDKVFPPGKVTLLAL; the protein is encoded by the exons ATGCCTGTGCTGCCACAGCCTGACGCTTCTCCGCCAAGCCGGCTTGGCGGTGCTGGCCCATCGCTGCCGCCACTAAGAAGTCTCGCCAAGGTCCATGCGCCAGTGGGAAGCAACTGTGACAATATGCGCCGGGCACCGAAGATCGTGGAGTTCTACCAGCCCCTGATGAATCCGCGGGAGGCCAGGCAGATGGAGTCCCAGGGCCCTAAGGCGTCCAGCGGCCAGTGGGTCGAAGGTCACGAGGAGCGAACAGATCATGGAAATCACCAGGAACTTCAAG GGGTTGCAAGACAAGATTCAACTGCTTGCAGTCGATTTGCAAGACAAGCCTGCGTGGTGGA GTTACTGGACAAAGTTTTCCCACCGGGCAAGGTCACTCTACTTGCGCTCTAA
- the LOC133913560 gene encoding AAA-ATPase ASD, mitochondrial-like, translating into MEASVWSGLNSGVVLSLVAVLWTVVWQNLQHLQLQQFFGRHLSRHARRLAAMVDPYLSVTIAEYEGGRMKRSDAYEEVKAYLSTACSRGVRHLRAEGAKDTDKLVLSMVDGEEVADEFQGATVWWWAYSRPPPRTDGAAPWWGGGGGAQEERRFYRLFFLERHRELVLDTYLPRVRRLGRAVMVKNRQRKLFTNISTHQWSEDGFARSAWSHVVFEHPKTFDTLAMDLARKKEIMDDLDMFKNGKDYYARVGKAWKRGYLLYGPPGTGKSAMVAAMANYLDYDIYDIELTSVHSNTDLRKLFIETTSKSIIVIEDIDCSLDLTGARKKKKKAAEDDKVKKDGAADEKKDTSSKVTLSGLLNFIDGLWSACGGERIIVFTTNHVEKLDPALIRRGRMDKHIEMSYCSFEAFKFLAKIYLDVESHDLFDAVGELLREVDMTLADVAENLTPKSVDDGADSCLSALVTALEEAKEKKASGGNEQDEQDEEDQ; encoded by the coding sequence ATGGAAGCGTCGGTGTGGAGCGGGCTGAACTCCGGCGTGGTGCTGAGCCTGGTCGCCGTGCTGTGGACGGTGGTGTGGCAGAACTTGCAGCACCTCCAGCTGCAGCAGTTCTTCGGGCGCCACCTGAGCCGCCACGCGCGGCGGCTGGCCGCGATGGTGGACCCGTACCTGTCGGTCACCATCGCCGAGTACGAGGGCGGCCGCATGAAGCGCAGCGACGCGTACGAGGAGGTCAAGGCGTACCTCAGCACAGCGTGCTCCCGCGGCGTGCGCCACCTCAGGGCCGAGGGCGCCAAGGACACCGACAAGCTCGTGCTCAGCATGGTCGACGGCGAGGAGGTGGCCGACGAGTTCCAGGGCGCCACGGTCTGGTGGTGGGCGTACTCCAGGCCGCCGCCGCGCACGGACGGCGCTGCGCCGTggtggggcggcggcggcggcgcgcaggAGGAACGCCGGTTCTACAGGCTCTTCTTCCTCGAGCGCCACCGCGAGCTCGTGCTCGACACCTACCTCCCGCGCGTCCGGCGGCTGGGCCGCGCCGTCATGGTCAAGAACCGCCAGCGGAAGCTCTTCACCAACATCTCCACGCACCAGTGGAGCGAGGACGGGTTCGCAAGGTCGGCGTGGAGCCACGTCGTGTTCGAGCACCCCAAGACGTTCGACACGCTCGCCATGGACCTtgcgaggaagaaggagatcatGGACGACCTTGACATGTTCAAGAACGGGAAGGATTACTACGCACGCGTCGGGAAAGCGTGGAAGCGCGGGTACCTCCTGTACGGCCCGCCGGGGACGGGCAAGTCGGCCATGGTCGCCGCCATGGCCAACTACCTCGACTATGACATCTACGACATCGAGCTCACCTCGGTGCACTCCAACACCGACCTCCGGAAGCTGTTCATCGAGACGACGAGCAAGTCGATCATCGTGATCGAGGACATCGACTGCTCGCTCGACCTCACCGGCGCgcgcaagaagaagaagaaagcagcAGAAGACGACAAGGTCAAGAAGGACGGCGCCGCGGACGAGAAGAAGGACACCAGCAGCAAGGTGACGCTGTCCGGCCTGCTCAACTTCATCGACGGGCTGTGGTCGGCGTGCGGCGGCGAGCGGATCATCGTGTTCACCACCAACCACGTCGAGAAGCTGGACCCGGCGCTGATCCGGAGGGGCCGCATGGACAAGCACATCGAGATGTCCTACTGCAGCTTCGAGGCGTTCAAGTTCCTGGCCAAGATATACCTCGACGTGGAGTCCCACGACCTGTTCGACGCCGTCGGAGAGCTGCTGCGGGAGGTGGACATGACGTTGGCAGACGTCGCCGAGAACCTGACGCCCAAGAGCGTCGACGATGGCGCGGACTCGTGCCTCTCGGCCTTGGTGACGGCACTGGAAGAGGCCAAGGAGAAGAAGGCGAGCGGAGGAAATGAACAAGACGAACAAGATGAGGAGGACCAGTAG
- the LOC133913561 gene encoding DEAD-box ATP-dependent RNA helicase 27-like, whose translation MSSARPSKKRKQPVAAPPESDSEEEESVYDTASDEEEEMMQQEEQASDEGDEEEQALAQEQEEGDESEEEVKEVKETGKKKEKKKKEKKKKEKKKKEKKGKTEMKEKEERNEEEGGKEEKKKEKKKKKGEGSGILTNKMFSELLISELTAKAIREMNYTHLTQIQARSIPPLLEGKDVMGAAKTGSGKTLAFLIPAIELLYQTRFLPRNGTGVIVVCPTRELAIQTHNVAKELMKYHSQTVGYVIGGNNRRGEADQLAKGVNLLVATPGRLLDHLQNTKSFMYKSLKCLVIDEADRILEQNFEEDMKQIFKRLPQNRQTVLFSATQTPEVENFAKLSFEKNEERKEKPVYVGVDDDKSKATVEGLQQGYCVISSEKRFLVLYAFLKKQQSKNKKVMVFFSSCNSVKFHAELLNFLQIDCSDIHGKQKQQKRTTTFFSFCKAEEGILLCTNVAARGLDIPDVDYIVQYDPPDEPKDYIHRVGRTARGDKGKGRALLFLLPQELKFIIYLKAARVTLTEYDFNEKKVPNLQSHLENIVCENYFLNQSAKEAYRSYVLAYDSHSMKDIFDVHQLDLKKVAASFCFRNPPKVNLGLESSASKHRRKMRRVDGGKRHGIGPSNPYGRKDRDGDDKRQFARF comes from the exons ATGAGTTCGGCCAGGCCGTCGAAGAAGCGGAAGCAGCCCGTCGCCGCCCCTCCGGAGTCGgactccgaggaggaggagtcggTCTACGACACTgcctccgacgaggaggaggagatgatgcAGCAGGAGGAGCAGGCGAGCGACGAgggggacgaggaggagcaaGCGCTGGCGCAGGAACAGGAAGAGGGGGACGAGAGCGAGGAGGAGGTGAAGGAGGTGAAGGAAAcagggaagaagaaggagaagaagaagaaggagaagaagaagaaggagaagaagaagaaggagaagaaggggaagacggagatgaaggagaaagaagaaaggaatgaggaggaggggggaaaagaggaaaagaagaaggagaagaagaagaagaagggggaggGAAGTGGGATTCTGACGAACAAGATGTTCTCGGAGCTCCTTATCTCCGAGCTCACTGCCAAGGCCATCAGAGAGATGAACTACACCCACCTCACCCAG ATTCAAGCTAGATCGATCCCGCCTCTGTTGGAAGGAAAGGATGTGATGGGCGCAGCCAAAACTGGCTCGGGGAAGACTCTTGCATTCCTTATACCAGCAATTGAGCTGCTCTATCAAACGCGTTTCTTGCCAAGGAATGGGACTGGAGTTATCGTGGTTTGCCCAACAAGGGAGCTTGCTATCCAG ACACACAATGTTGCCAAGGAGTTAATGAAGTATCACTCGCAAACTGTTGGATATGTAATTGGCGGTAATAACCGGAGAGGTGAAGCTGATCAGCTCGCAAAGGGGGTCAATTTATTAGTCGCTACACCAGGCAGGCTTTTGGACCATCTACAAAATACCAAGAGTTTCATGTACAAAAGTCTAAAG TGCCTTGTAATTGATGAAGCTGATCGTATACTTGAGCAAAACTTTGAGGAAGATATGAAACAAATATTTAAACGCCTTCCTCAG AACAGGCAGACTGTTCTTTTTTCTGCTACACAGACTCCAGAG GTTGAAAATTTTGCTAAGTTGTCatttgagaaaaatgaagaaCGTAAAGAAAAACCAGTTTATGTTGGAGTTGATGATGATAAATCAAAG GCTACTGTTGAAGGTTTACAGCAGGGCTATTGTGTCATTTCTAGCGAGAAAAGGTTCCTGGTTCTGTATGCTTTCCTCAAAAAGCAGCAGTCAAAGAATAAGAAGGTCATGGTGTTCTTTTCATCATGTAATTCAGTCAAATTCCATGCAGAACTTCTGAATTTCCTTCAGATAGACTGTTCTGATATCCATGGGAAACAAAAGCAGCAGAAACGAACTACAACATTCTTTAGCTTTTGCAAGGCAGAAGAGGGCATCTTATTGTGCACCAATGTGGCAGCACGTGGACTTGATATCCCTGATGTG GATTATATTGTACAATATGATCCTCCGGATGAACCAAAG GATTACATTCACAGAGTTGGTCGTACTGCACGTGGTGATAAAGGAAAAGGAAGAGCATTACTGTTCTTACTACCACAAGAATTAAAGTTTATCATTTATCTGAAG GCGGCCAGGGTTACTCTGACAGAATACGATTTCAATGAAAAGAAGGTGCCAAACTTGCAATCACACCTC GAGAATATTGTTTGTGAGAATTACTTCCTAAACCAGTCAGCAAAAGAAGCCTACAGATCCTATGTTTTGGCATACGACTCACACTCTATGAAAGACATTTTTGATGTCCATCAACTAGATCTGAAG AAAGTAGCAGCATCTTTCTGCTTCCGGAACCCTCCAAAAGTGAATCTCGGCCTGGAGAGCAGTGCATCGAAACATCGGAGGAAAATGAGGAGAGTGGATGGTGGGAAGAGGCATGGTATCGGACCTTCGAATCCTTACGGAAGGAAAGACAGAGACGGTGATGATAAACGACAGTTCGCAAGATTCTAA